The following DNA comes from Amycolatopsis solani.
CTGCTTCGAATACTGGCTGTTGCTTCACTTCGAAGCTTGCGCGGCGCCCATGAACTGCTACGGCGATGTGGAAAAGCGGTTGCTCCGGCACCTACCCGGCTACCGCAAGTCCGCTTTGCGCTTCGCTCACTACGAGCACGGCGTCGACGCAGCGGTGCGGCGCTCGCGCCACCCCGAAGCCGGGCACGCTCGCAATCCGTCCACGCAGGTGGGCCTGCTGGTGGAGAAGATGCTCTGAGGCCGGTGCAACCCGCCGCCCAGTCCCTTCCGTCCTGAGCACGTGGACCTACAGCGATTCGTGGCCGGATTGTTCGCCTTCGCCGTCGTGACGGTGGGCGCCGGGAGCTCGGTCGCCACCGGGCAGCCCGCCGCCCCTCCGGGGGCGGGGGCGCCGCCGTCGTCGACGGTGAGTGCGCCGGCCGGTCGCGATGTCACCCTGCGGCTCGGGCAGGAAGCCGCCGTGCAGGGGCGGGACCTGACCGTGCGCTACACCCGGGTCGTCTCCGACTCGCGGTGCCGCCCGAACATGACGTGCGTCTGGCAGGGCGAGGCCACGCTGGCGTTCCTGCTGAAGGAGCCCGGACGCGGCGAGAGCACCACGGCCGAGCTGCACAGCGGCCCGCGCACCGGCCCGCAGGCGACGTCGTTCGCCGCCGGCCGGATCGAACTGGTGTCGGTCAGCGAGGACGGTGGGCAGGCCACGGTCCGGATCAGCTGAGCGGTGTGCCCCAATGGTCGAGGTAGGCCACTTCGGACAGCGGGTTCCGCGGCGCGGGCTTGAAGTCCGGCACCGTCGTGTAGGCCACCGGCAGCAGGCCGGCCTGCGTGTGGCCGGCCGGGATGCCGAGGATCTCCGCCGCCTCCGCTTCGCGGGAGAGGTGGTACGTCGTGAGCGTCGAACCCAGGCCGCGGGAGCGCAGGGCCAGCTGGAAGTTCCACACCGCCGGGAAGATGCCGCCGTAGAAGGCCGCGTCGGTCGCGTTGTCGCCGGTCGGCCGGCCCTGCAGGACCGGGATGACGAACACCGGGACGCGCTCGATCACGTCGACCAGGTGCCGCCCGGACGCCAGCGCCCGCGGGTCGGCGTCCGCCTTGCCGGCCAGGTAGGCCTCGCCGACTTCACGAAACAGCACCCCGAGGCGGTTCTTGACCTCCTGGTCGCGCACGACGAGCCAGCGCCACGCCTGGACGTTGCCGGGCGTCGGCGCCTGCAGCGCCAGGTTCAGGCACTCTTCCAGGACCGCGGCTTCGACCGGCCGGTCGAGGTCGAGCTTGCGGCGCACCGCGCGGGTCGTGCTGAGCAGGTGATCGATCTCCATGACCCCATCCTGGCCCAGGTGCACCCGGGCGCACCTGGGCCGGGCCGGTCGTCAGCCGCCGAACTTGCGGACCGCCTGGTAGTACGTCCAGGCGGCGCCCTTGCAGGCCACGTTGGACCCGCAGACGCTCTTCAGGTCGCTGTAGAGGTTGTCGTCGATCTTCAGCCGGTTCGCCTCGGAGAAGCGGCCCTGCTTCTTGTAGTTGCGGTAGCCGAAGTCGTGCCGGTGGCAGCCGGGCAGGAACTGCCAGCCGAACGGGGTGTCCGGCGACCACGAGCAGCCGTCCGACGACCAGTCGAGCTGGCCGGAGTAGGGCGCCTGGTTCCGGATCGACTCGAACCCGGACAGGGACGTGGAGAAGAGGTACTGGTCGGTGACCGTCGGGATGTCGACGGCCGCCGCGGTGCCGGCGCCCGCGAGGACGCCTCCGCCGACAGTCACGGCCACCGCCACGGTGGCCCCCAGGTTCCGCAGAGTCGTGCGCATCGTTGCTTCCTTGCCGATCGAGTGACTTCGTGCCCGATCAGCTTCGGGCAACGCAGTGGCGCAGGTCACCGCCCGAAAGGAGGTTGTCGGGAAAATTTCCCCCTGACTTCGACCCCTAGGCGGGAATCGTCCAGCTGCCGTAGGGGGTGGCTCAGAGCTGCAGCAGCATCCGCGAATTGCCCAGCGTGTTCGGCTTCGCGTACGGCAGGTCCAGGAACTCCGCCACACCCGTGTCGTGCGAGCGCCGCATCTCCTCGAACACCTCGTGCGACACCGGCGTCCCGTCGATCTCCACGAAGCCGTGCCCGGCGAAGAAGCTCGTCTCGAAGGTCAGCACGAACAGCCGCATGAGACCGAGCTCACGGGCCTCCTCCACCAGGCGCGACACGAGCACCCGGCCGACGCCCTGGCCGCGGACCGCTTTGTCGACCACCACCGTGCGCAGCTCGGCGATGTCCTCCCACAGCACGTGCAGCGCGGCCGCGCCGACGACTTCGTCACCCAGTTCGGCGACCCAGAACTCCTGGACCGCCTCGTACAGCGTGACCAGGTCCTTCTCCAGCAGGACGCGGCCGGCGTCCGAGTCGACGAGGGCCTTGATCTTGCGGACGTCGGCGATCCGCGCGCGGCGGACGGTCGGGCTGGGGGAGTCGGACGGCACGAGCGTCAAGCCTGCCACATCGGCTGGCGCGGGCGTTGTCACTACCGGGCTACGCCGTCGTCGGGTCGTCCGGGCCCGGCGGCTACCCTGAACGTCGTGCCTTCCCCTGCCGTTGACCCAGCCGCCACCCGACGCGTCTCCCTGCTGACCCTGGGCTGCGCCCGCAACGAGGTCGACTCGGAGGAGCTGGCGGGCCGGCTCGCGGCCGGCGGCTGGGAGTTGGCGGCCGATCCCGAAGAGTCCGACGTCGTCGTGGTCAACACCTGCGGTTTCGTCGAATCGGCCAAAAAGGACTCGGTCGACACGCTGCTGGCGGCGTCCGACACGGGCAAGAAGGTCGTCGCCGTCGGCTGCATGGCCGAGCGCTACGGCCACGAGCTCGCCGACAGCCTCCCCGAGGCCGACGCCGTGCTGGGGTTCGACCACTACGCCGACCTCTCGGCCCGGCTCGACGACGTCGTCGCCGGCCGCAAGATCGCCTCGCACACCCCCGGCGACCGCCGCAAGCTGCTGCCGATCAGCCCCGTCCAGCGGCCCGCCGCCGCGGAGACCGTCGAGGTCCCGGGGCACGCGCAGCACGGCTGGGGCCCCCGGGTGCTGCGCACGCGCCTCGACGACGCGCCGGTGGCCGCGCTGAAGATCGCGTCCGGCTGCGACCGGCGCTGTTCGTTCTGCGCGATCCCGTCGTTCCGCGGCTCCTTCGTCTCGCGTCAGCCCGACGAGATCGTCGCCGAGGCGATGTGGCTGGCCGAACACGGCGTCAAGGAGCTGTTCCTGGTCAGCGAGAACTCGACGTCCTACGGCAAGGACTTCGGCCGCGACGGCGCCACCGCGCTGGAGCGGCTGCTGCCGCGCCTGGCGGAGATCGACGGCATCGAGCGCGTCCGCGTCTCCTACCTGCAGCCGGCCGAAACGCGCCCGCAGCTGGTCAAGGCCATCGCCACCACGCCGGGTGTCGCCGAGTACTTCGACCTGTCGTTCCAGCACTCCAGCGAGCAGGTGCTGCGCCGGATGCGCCGGTTCGGCTCGACCGACTCGTTCCTGGCGCTGACCGAGCAGATCCGCGAGTACGCGCCCGAAGCGGGCATCCGCACCAACGTGATCGTCGGCTTCCCCGGCGAGACCGAGCACGACCTCTCCGAGCTGGAACGCTTCCTGACCGGCGCGCGCCTCGACGCCGTGGGCGTCTTCGGCTACTCCGACGAGGACGGCACCGAGGCCGAGGGCTTCGACGGCAAGCTCGACGCCGAAGAAGTCGCGAAGCGCGTCACGCGTATCTCGGCGCTGGTCGAGGAGCTGACCTCGCAGCGCGCCGAGGACCGGATCGGCACCTTCGTCGACGTCCTGGTCGAGCTGGACGACGACGGCGAACTCACCGGCCGCGCCGCGCACCAGGCTCCCGAGGTCGACGGCGAGTGCGTCATCCTCGACGCGCCGGAGAAGGCACAGGTGGGTGACTTCCTGCGCTGCGAGGTCGTGGACTCGGCGGGCGTGGACCTGATCGTCCGCGCGGTACCGGACGCCGACCGGTGAGTGCGCTCCCCAGCGACGCCGCCGACGAGGGCCTGACCCGCGACGCACCGGCCCAGGTCCCGGAGCCGACCCCGGTCCCGACGCTCAACCTCGCCAACCTGCTGACGCTGTCGCGGCTGGTGCTGGTGCCGCTGTTCGTCGTCGCGCTGTTCGTCGGCGACGGCCACGACACCACCTGGCGCGCGATCGCGACCGGCCTGTTCGCTGTCGCTTCGGCCACCGACCAGCTCGACGGCTGGGTGGCCCGCAAGTACGGCCTGATCACCGACTTCGGCAAGATCGCCGACCCGATCGCGGACAAGGCGCTGACCGGCGCCGCGCTGGTGGGCTTGAGCGTCCTCGGCGAACTCGGCTGGTGGGTCACGATCGTCATCGCGGTCCGCGAGATCGGCGTGACGCTGCTGCGCTTCTGGGTGATCCGCCACGGCGTGATCCCGGCGAGCCGGGGCGGCAAGGCGAAGACGATGGCGCAGATTGCGGCCATCGTGGCGTACCTGCTGCCGCTGCCGGCCGGCGCGGACCCCGTCCGCTGGTCCCTGATGGGGCTGGCCCTGGTCCTGACCGTGGTGACCGGCGTGGACTACCTGGTCCGCGCGGTGCGGCTGCGGGCGGCCGGGCGCCGCGTCACCGGGAGCTGAGGGCGTGGAGGCGCGGCAGCTGGTCGCGACCCTGACCGCGCGCGGCGAGACGGTGGCCGCGGCCGAGTCGCTCACCGCCGGGCTGGTCTGCGCGACCCTCGCGACGGTGCCGGGGGCGAGCGCTGTCCTGCGCGGCGGGCTCGTGGTCTACGCCACCGAGCTGAAGACCGTCCTGGCGGGGGTCGACGCCGGCCTGCTGGCCGAGCACGGCGCCGTCCACCCCGAGGTCGCCATGCAGCTCGCCCGAGGTGCCCGCGAGCGGTGCGGAGCGACCTGGGGCCTCGGCCTCACCGGCGTGGCGGGTCCGTCGCCCCAGGACGGCGTGGCGCCCGGCACCGTGCACGTCGGGTTGGCCGGGCCGGGCACCGTCACAGTCCGTACGCTGGGGTTGAGCGGCGATCGCGACTTGATCAGGACCCGATCGGTCCAGGCCGCGTTTGCCCTGCTCGGGGAACATTTGACGTGAATTCGGCGTTCGCCCTTGGCGTACGGGCACACCAACTCCTGCGTACCGGGCACCGCTCTGGGTAACGTAGGGGGTACTTGTTCGGAAGGGAGGCGCGTGATGACCGTGCTGTTGCGTGAGGCGATCGGTGATCGGCTCCGTCATGCCCGCACCAACCAGCGTCGTACGCTGCGCGACATCTCCCGCGCCGCCAGGGTCAGCCTCGGCTACCTCTCGGAGGTGGAACGGGGCCAGAAGGAGGCGTCGAGCGAACTGCTCGCGTCCATCTGCCAGGCACTGGACCTTCCGCTCGGCGAACTGCTGCACAACGTGGCGGCGGACGTTTCGGCCCTCGACAACGTCGAGGTCGCACCGGTCGACGAGCGGATCGTGGAAGGC
Coding sequences within:
- a CDS encoding nitroreductase family protein, giving the protein MEIDHLLSTTRAVRRKLDLDRPVEAAVLEECLNLALQAPTPGNVQAWRWLVVRDQEVKNRLGVLFREVGEAYLAGKADADPRALASGRHLVDVIERVPVFVIPVLQGRPTGDNATDAAFYGGIFPAVWNFQLALRSRGLGSTLTTYHLSREAEAAEILGIPAGHTQAGLLPVAYTTVPDFKPAPRNPLSEVAYLDHWGTPLS
- a CDS encoding phospholipase, producing MRTTLRNLGATVAVAVTVGGGVLAGAGTAAAVDIPTVTDQYLFSTSLSGFESIRNQAPYSGQLDWSSDGCSWSPDTPFGWQFLPGCHRHDFGYRNYKKQGRFSEANRLKIDDNLYSDLKSVCGSNVACKGAAWTYYQAVRKFGG
- a CDS encoding amino-acid N-acetyltransferase, yielding MTLVPSDSPSPTVRRARIADVRKIKALVDSDAGRVLLEKDLVTLYEAVQEFWVAELGDEVVGAAALHVLWEDIAELRTVVVDKAVRGQGVGRVLVSRLVEEARELGLMRLFVLTFETSFFAGHGFVEIDGTPVSHEVFEEMRRSHDTGVAEFLDLPYAKPNTLGNSRMLLQL
- the rimO gene encoding 30S ribosomal protein S12 methylthiotransferase RimO, producing the protein MPSPAVDPAATRRVSLLTLGCARNEVDSEELAGRLAAGGWELAADPEESDVVVVNTCGFVESAKKDSVDTLLAASDTGKKVVAVGCMAERYGHELADSLPEADAVLGFDHYADLSARLDDVVAGRKIASHTPGDRRKLLPISPVQRPAAAETVEVPGHAQHGWGPRVLRTRLDDAPVAALKIASGCDRRCSFCAIPSFRGSFVSRQPDEIVAEAMWLAEHGVKELFLVSENSTSYGKDFGRDGATALERLLPRLAEIDGIERVRVSYLQPAETRPQLVKAIATTPGVAEYFDLSFQHSSEQVLRRMRRFGSTDSFLALTEQIREYAPEAGIRTNVIVGFPGETEHDLSELERFLTGARLDAVGVFGYSDEDGTEAEGFDGKLDAEEVAKRVTRISALVEELTSQRAEDRIGTFVDVLVELDDDGELTGRAAHQAPEVDGECVILDAPEKAQVGDFLRCEVVDSAGVDLIVRAVPDADR
- the pgsA gene encoding CDP-diacylglycerol--glycerol-3-phosphate 3-phosphatidyltransferase; translation: MSALPSDAADEGLTRDAPAQVPEPTPVPTLNLANLLTLSRLVLVPLFVVALFVGDGHDTTWRAIATGLFAVASATDQLDGWVARKYGLITDFGKIADPIADKALTGAALVGLSVLGELGWWVTIVIAVREIGVTLLRFWVIRHGVIPASRGGKAKTMAQIAAIVAYLLPLPAGADPVRWSLMGLALVLTVVTGVDYLVRAVRLRAAGRRVTGS
- a CDS encoding CinA family protein codes for the protein MEARQLVATLTARGETVAAAESLTAGLVCATLATVPGASAVLRGGLVVYATELKTVLAGVDAGLLAEHGAVHPEVAMQLARGARERCGATWGLGLTGVAGPSPQDGVAPGTVHVGLAGPGTVTVRTLGLSGDRDLIRTRSVQAAFALLGEHLT
- a CDS encoding helix-turn-helix domain-containing protein; this translates as MTVLLREAIGDRLRHARTNQRRTLRDISRAARVSLGYLSEVERGQKEASSELLASICQALDLPLGELLHNVAADVSALDNVEVAPVDERIVEGAPREKRGAEASAAGIEGGRLMSELIGNDLADLRVSPAPRMNTTLRTTIGQPKLASTIAA